A genome region from Thermostichus vulcanus str. 'Rupite' includes the following:
- a CDS encoding DnaJ domain-containing protein has protein sequence MAANDFKDYYQILGVSKDATPDEIKRAYRKLARKYHPDVNPGDREAEERFKAINEAHEVLSDPEKRRRYDQFGQYWRQGGDRGATAGYGDVYESFSRYGSFDDFINELLGRMGSRQGYTAGFGGFRSVDLPGQDVEASLSLTWSEAFEGCQKRLNLNGETITIRIPPGAKQGSRIRVKGKGQVSPFGGQQRG, from the coding sequence ATGGCCGCCAATGACTTCAAGGATTACTACCAAATCCTGGGGGTAAGCAAGGATGCTACCCCCGACGAGATCAAGCGCGCTTACCGTAAGCTAGCCCGCAAGTATCACCCGGATGTCAATCCTGGTGATCGGGAAGCTGAGGAGCGATTCAAGGCCATTAACGAAGCCCATGAGGTGCTTTCGGATCCGGAAAAACGGCGGCGTTACGACCAGTTTGGTCAGTACTGGCGACAGGGTGGTGATCGAGGCGCTACTGCCGGCTACGGGGATGTCTATGAGAGCTTCAGCCGGTACGGCAGCTTTGATGACTTTATTAACGAGCTGCTAGGACGCATGGGATCCCGTCAGGGATACACTGCAGGTTTTGGGGGGTTCAGGTCAGTCGATCTGCCGGGGCAGGATGTGGAGGCCAGTCTCTCCCTGACGTGGTCAGAAGCCTTTGAGGGTTGCCAAAAGCGGCTGAATCTCAATGGTGAAACCATCACCATTCGCATCCCGCCCGGAGCTAAGCAGGGCAGTCGCATTCGGGTCAAGGGCAAGGGGCAGGTGAGTCCCTTTGGCGGTCAGCAAAGGGGCG